The following are from one region of the Acidobacteriota bacterium genome:
- a CDS encoding DNA polymerase Y family protein: MFACLFIPNFPAEALIRSEPELRGKPVVVLAGWAPLEKVVALNEKARQLDVETGATKSQLEAWENLMFRSRSELQETSAHAALLDCAQSFSPEVEDTAPDTILLNLAGLEPLFGSLPKIACELARRSSSMGLEANVAVAANPDAAVLAARGFPGVTLIPQGREAERLGELPVDVLLESFSSDANEAARWLETFDRWGVRNLRALSALPEVPVAERLGQQGIRLLKLARGSASRNLCLFECVPVFQEDIELEHPIVLLEPLAFLLNRMLEQLCARLDARALAVQEIQLQLELVDKAEDCDPENTSTFTRTLRLPVPMLDAKVFLKLLQLDLQSHPPGAPILKIHLAAEPARPRPAQSGLFLPVFPEPEKLELTLARIAGIVGQGRVGAAELLDTHRDGAFQIQPFAPAQPEIRKSSNKKKKEMFMQENDGIRLEESKQENAQEKMSAVIALRLFRPPLRAIVNVRNGTPMRLKCLPPHEIAGEIVWTAGPWRSSGDWYEQEGWSREEWDIAVPAENEIILYRLVEDKLSRNWWLEGMYD, from the coding sequence ATGTTTGCCTGCCTCTTCATTCCGAATTTTCCCGCCGAAGCACTGATTCGCTCCGAACCAGAGCTTCGTGGAAAGCCCGTAGTCGTACTCGCCGGGTGGGCGCCACTCGAGAAAGTTGTGGCTCTGAACGAGAAAGCCCGTCAGTTGGACGTCGAAACCGGCGCTACAAAATCGCAGTTAGAAGCGTGGGAGAACCTCATGTTCCGCTCGCGTTCGGAACTGCAGGAAACATCCGCGCACGCCGCCTTGCTCGATTGTGCGCAGTCATTTTCCCCAGAAGTAGAAGATACCGCGCCCGACACCATACTTCTGAACCTTGCGGGACTGGAGCCGTTGTTCGGATCTTTGCCGAAAATTGCCTGTGAGTTGGCGCGTCGCAGTTCTTCCATGGGGCTGGAAGCAAATGTTGCTGTGGCCGCCAATCCCGATGCCGCCGTGCTGGCGGCCCGCGGTTTTCCTGGCGTGACGTTGATTCCGCAAGGACGCGAAGCAGAGCGTCTCGGTGAGTTGCCGGTCGATGTGCTCCTGGAAAGTTTTTCTTCCGACGCAAACGAGGCCGCGCGCTGGCTGGAGACGTTTGATCGCTGGGGCGTCCGCAATCTGCGTGCTCTCTCGGCTCTTCCCGAAGTGCCCGTCGCCGAACGGCTTGGACAACAGGGCATCCGTCTGTTGAAACTGGCGCGGGGCAGCGCTTCCCGCAATCTTTGCCTGTTTGAATGCGTACCTGTATTTCAAGAGGACATCGAACTCGAACATCCGATTGTGCTGCTTGAACCACTGGCATTTCTGTTGAATCGCATGCTGGAGCAGTTGTGTGCCCGTCTGGATGCGCGCGCGCTGGCCGTGCAGGAAATTCAGTTGCAATTGGAACTCGTGGACAAGGCAGAAGATTGCGATCCCGAAAACACCTCGACATTCACGCGCACTTTGCGTCTGCCTGTCCCGATGCTGGATGCGAAAGTGTTTCTCAAGCTCTTGCAACTGGACTTGCAATCGCACCCGCCGGGTGCGCCGATCCTGAAAATCCATCTCGCCGCCGAGCCTGCCCGTCCACGGCCGGCGCAGAGTGGACTGTTTCTTCCCGTATTTCCTGAGCCAGAAAAATTAGAACTGACACTGGCTCGCATTGCCGGGATCGTCGGGCAGGGAAGAGTAGGTGCAGCCGAATTACTGGACACGCATCGCGACGGGGCCTTTCAGATACAGCCCTTTGCTCCGGCTCAACCTGAAATCAGGAAATCGTCGAACAAAAAGAAGAAAGAAATGTTCATGCAAGAAAATGACGGCATTCGCCTCGAAGAGAGCAAGCAGGAAAACGCGCAGGAAAAAATGAGTGCTGTGATTGCCTTGCGCTTATTTCGTCCACCGCTGCGCGCCATCGTAAATGTGAGAAACGGCACGCCAATGCGCCTGAAATGCCTTCCTCCCCATGAAATCGCGGGTGAAATCGTCTGGACGGCCGGTCCCTGGCGCTCTTCCGGCGACTGGTATGAACAGGAAGGATGGTCCCGCGAAGAATGGGACATCGCCGTCCCCGCAGAAAACGAAATCATCCTGTACCGCTTGGTCGAAGACAAGTTGTCGCGGAACTGGTGGCTGGAAGGAATGTATGACTAA